The Nitrospira sp. genome includes the window CTCGGACTGGTGATCTGCGCTGGGCTGAACGCGGGAACCGGCCTGGCAGACCCTCTCATTCAATCACCGCCAGCGGTGACGCAGGATCACGATGCCGTCTCAATGGCGCCTCTCAAAGCGCAGGACCTGCTCAAGCGTTTGCAGGAACGGGACGGAGCCCCGCTGCCCGGATATATCGGCGGGCGGGAATTTCAGAATCGAGAGCGCCGGTTGCCGCGCGGCCGCTATCGCGAGTATGACGTGAACCCCAAGATCCGGGGTCGGTCGCGTGATGCGGAACGGCTGGTGATCGAACAGCGCACCGGCAAAGCCTACTATACAGGCGATCATTACCGAACCTTTACACCGCTCAACTAGGACACTGATCATTCCATGACACCACCACGCACCTTGATGAGTTATCTCCAGACTCCGAAAGCCCCCTGGTCGTCCTTGCTCGTCCTTCCTGCCGGGACGACGGCCACCGCTTTGGTCAAAGCCCCGACCGGATT containing:
- a CDS encoding ribonuclease domain-containing protein codes for the protein MPFPLIRRFSQCLVTALLLGLVICAGLNAGTGLADPLIQSPPAVTQDHDAVSMAPLKAQDLLKRLQERDGAPLPGYIGGREFQNRERRLPRGRYREYDVNPKIRGRSRDAERLVIEQRTGKAYYTGDHYRTFTPLN